Part of the Bacillota bacterium genome, CGGTGGTGGACCGTTCTTTCCCAACAGACACCGGTTGGTGGCTAGGAGCGTCTCCGGCTGACCGCAGTCGTACCACTCTTGCACATCAAAGACCGACAGTTTGAACCCTCTTTCTACCATCAATTGGAGGGCATCGGTTAGTTGATACTCGCCCTTGGAGCGAATCCCCCGATCCATGATTTCCTGCAGGACAGCGAAGAGAGGTGCTGATTCATTGATGTAATAGACCCCTACCACCGCCAGGTTGGTGGGTGGATCCGTCGGTTTTTCCACCAGCCTAGTGATGAGCCCATCCTGTAATTCCACAATGCCGAACTTTTCCGGATTATCCACAGCCTTGACGCCGATGCAACTTTGGCCGCTCTCGAGCGCTGTGGCTAGATCCGCCTCGAAGACCGTGTCTCCCAGAACAATAAGCACAGGCTCGTTTTCTGGGAAGATGTCCTTGGTCAGATAGATGGCATGGCCCAGTCCCTTTCGTTCGGCCTGGTGGACAAAATGCACTTTGAGATCGTAGTTTGCCTGAACGTACTCCACGATCTTTTCGCCCAGATACCCTACAACCAGCACCACTTCGGTAATTCCCACGGGAATCAGGATATCCAGAATATGCCCAAGAATGGGCTTGCCAGCCACGTGGACCAAGGCCTTAGGTACAGTGTGGGTCTGGGGACGAAGTCGTGAACCGATTCCGGCAACAGGTAAGATTGCTTTCATCTGGTGTTAGGCAAAGCCATAGCCCTGTCGAGGGGACTTTGCCTATCCTCCTTTCAGCTCCTAGGGAACTAGGGATGCTCTCCGTACGGGTGTATAGGAAAGTAATTCTGGTTTCAATAGGCAATTCCTGCATAAAAAGAGAGCAGTTAGAGGTTCTAGCCAAAGCAACATGCCCTAACTTACGAGCATAACGGGTAGAATGCCGATGACACATCGGGATTCATC contains:
- a CDS encoding NTP transferase domain-containing protein codes for the protein MKAILPVAGIGSRLRPQTHTVPKALVHVAGKPILGHILDILIPVGITEVVLVVGYLGEKIVEYVQANYDLKVHFVHQAERKGLGHAIYLTKDIFPENEPVLIVLGDTVFEADLATALESGQSCIGVKAVDNPEKFGIVELQDGLITRLVEKPTDPPTNLAVVGVYYINESAPLFAVLQEIMDRGIRSKGEYQLTDALQLMVERGFKLSVFDVQEWYDCGQPETLLATNRCLLGKNGPPPEIPGSILIPPVYIPESAKISNSIIGPFVSVADGAEISNSIVRDSIINEGAKVENILLSNSLIGEHAAVEGNFTQLNIGDSSAIKFTC